The Rosa chinensis cultivar Old Blush chromosome 7, RchiOBHm-V2, whole genome shotgun sequence DNA segment tttaattaaatttgcgttatagataacttttgtattttaatcttatgtggttgcaaacacttagggtttcgatataattggtgctaggtttaagaacatgaaatcgacttttcgttttgtgtaaacttgaatcaaagtagtaaaggttttgtacaaagatcgaatttaattaacgaggattgcaattaggtggacttttccatactaagttgtacacttgagttgatagcctttctctatgtgtaatgcgttaaacatgacatgattgactagctttctagggtttgattgcatgtttgataggattaatctaggtgctttcgcttaggttaattagcattgaaaagtaaaatatgggaaattgtttgctttcgaacgtttcacatgatcgactcctttctcatgacttagatgaacaatattagggtttgagtcaattttaatcatatgtttcggttttgatctttgttctctcattccatttgtatttatgtttttgcattttatttgttttctttacttaatttattttcgaaaacccaaaaacaaaatctccccccttttcgtaaataatgtttatacttgtgaatgtctttgtgaatattatactttgttttaattttaattgtttgtttatcctacattgacaggtgtaccctcaatccccggaatagaacgatccctacttacttatactactaacgatattttcagggttaaattgcgcgcttgcttttagcgtatcagatCCCAATCCCTTTGATGAGATGTCCGATGAAGATATCATTAAGGGATTGTGGCAACAGGGCCGCGGGGCCCGGGAGGCGAATATTGATTTGGAGGAGTTGAATCGAGGTGTTGTGGTCCTAGAGGATTCTATGGTGTCGGAGACACCATCAGATAAACTTCGTGGTACAATGCCTGTGTAATTGAAGAATGAACAGGAGCCAAGGACCTCTATGCCGGAACCCACGAAGCTGGTACCTAATAAGGCAGCTCATGTTGGTGGTGATGAGGAGGAAGTTGATATGTTGGTGCGGAAGAGGTCTCACAGTTTCGGGAGTGCGTCCGATGGGCATCACTGTGGACCTCAGAGGACTAGGATAGGTGGGTTGTTATCAAGGGGTCATTGGGCTCATTGACTCAGAACGATGAGGCCCACACGATAGTAATTGAGGCTTTCCAGTCGGTTATCGTTGTGGACCCTATTGTGCATTAGATGGTGCATGATTTGCATCACGCCTCCCATGACGGTCTCTTTGTGAATACTGGGGATGTTGTGGTGGACAAGCAAAATGTGCAGGAGGGGATGATAAGGGTGAGTGTCTTGTTGCTACTGTTGTTGTTTCCTTTTGTTAATTTATTTCTTTCCCTCTTTTTATGGTTGGTATTTGTTGTATGCAGTTTGTGCGAATAGTGTTAGCACTGTGACGCGTTGAGGCGTCATATGCAGGCACGCATCGATAAGGCTGAAGGTGATTTGAGGACAGAGAGGGCATTGCGGGAGAGCAGAAAGTGAGGGATGTGGAAGATGCCGCCAGCAGTGCGAGGGCCCTCCGAGTTCGTTTTGAAGGTATGGAGCAGAAGGTTGCCAGCTTGGAGGCAACTGTCCATGAAAGGGACAGGCTGctgggggagagagagacttAGAGATTGGGCATCTCCGCTCCCTAGAGGACTTGCTCCTGGAGAATGAGGATGAAGTGGGCAAGCTGCATGCTGTTGTGGATGAGAGGGCGGCTGAAATGGAGAAGTTGCCTCCCCTAAGGGACAAATTTAGGAGCTACAGGGATTGGTTAATGATATTCCCTAGCAAATTACTCAGCTGAGTGCCTTTACTCTGCTGAGGGGTGATGCCTTGGGTAAGAGTGGTCTTCCTTAGCCAATGGGTATATTACAGTCCGCAGCGCCAGCTGCATTTCCTCATGGGCAGACTCCTAAGGGTGGTGGGCTTCAATCACTGCCGTCAAGAGGTGTCACCCTCGAAGGTTGGCTGGAGGACAAGCTTATAGCGGGTCAAGGGTTCCTCATGTTTTATCGCAGGGGACCCGCCAATCTACTCCCATGAGAGCATGACTCCTTCATCGAGCACGTCGCCGCGAGGGCGTAAAGAACAGCAGCAGCAAAGCGTGACAAGAGGAAGGCGCCTGTGAGCAAGACTTCTAGTGAGGAGAAAGGATCTTGTGGCGGTAGAGAGCATGCGTAGACTTTTAAGGATTGTAATTTTATTTATCTCTATTGTGTGTTTATGTAATGTATGTGACGCGGTTAGGCGGTACACTGGTCGGTAGGTCTTATTTTGTCTTTTGCCTGCTAGTGCTGATTATGATAATTATCGCATTTCTATTTGTGTTGGTGTGTTGCCTACTTGGGTAGTTTCTTCGTTTATATTAGCTTGTTTATATAAGCCTTGTATGTTGATGTATGAAATTTTGTTTAGGGGTATACCCTTGGCTTGGTAAAGAGGGCAGGATGGTGCCGGTCCGGGAAAGTGCTTTTACACTACCCGATGGCTCAGGCACATTGTGCTTGTGTCGGGGAATGTTTACGTACTTGCCTCGGTTGGCTTATGAGTAAATTGTACTGTTGTGCCAGGGAGTGTTTATGTAGTTGCCTCGGCTTTCTCGTGAGTAAATTATAAGTTTGAGATACTAGTATTAGGTGCAAACCATTGTATTACTAATTGCGAAAAGTAACGACATTACAAGCATAGGAAGTCATCATACAAAATTTGAAGCCATTGTCGTGGGCTAGCTAGCTGTGGTTGTGATGATGATATGGGTGCAACGTGAGCATAGAAAAATGAGTGAAAATACATAAATGAAATCAAGTAGTCGAGGGTGTGCTTTTGATGCTGCATGTCAAGCTCTACTTAGGGAAGTATCGGACGTGCTAGGCGTTCCATGCATGATCATGGTATCCATCGGGACCTCAGAGATAGAGAGTTGCTAGTCTTGGTGCCTCAACGAGTTCATAGGTTCCTTCCCATATGGATTTCAAGCTTGTTGATGGAGGGATGGCTTCCTTCATTTCCCGGTCCCCCAGTTTAGTAGCCTGGCCGTGACCTTAGAGTCGTAGCATTGGGTGACACATTGTTTATTGTTGATATTGCGAAGATGGGCCCGCTCTTGTCGTTCTTCGAGCAAATCATTGTTCAGTTTCAGTCCTTTGCTGTTTGTGATGGCATCAAAACATGCAACGCAGTCACTTGACATCTCAATTTCCACAGGGATCACACCTTCGATACCGAAAGCCATACAGAAAGGCAACTCCCAGTTTGCTTTTGTGGGTGTGGTCATAATTGCACACAAAACCTCTAGTAATTTTGCCGCCTACAAACCTATGGCGTTCTTGAGGCGCTTTTTCAGGAtttgcttaatgattttgttCACGGCTTCAACCTGGCCATTGGTTTGTGGATGTGTCAATGATAGTACAGGATCTTAGTGCCGTGTTGGCCCACAAACTACTGAAGTTGGTCATTATCGAACTATGAACCATTGTCAGTGATTATTGTCTTCGGATGCTAAATTGGCAGTAGATGTTTCGTTAGAGGAAGTTAATGACCTTGGGGCCGTTGTGATGGTAGCCATGGCCTCAGCCTCTACCCATTTTGTGTTGTAGTCCACACACACGATGGCGAATTTGAATTATCCCTGGATTTCCTAATAAAGTCCAGGCCCCATTAGTCAAATAGCCATGGCGAGAAGATGATGGAGAGTGGTACCGACAGTGTCCTTGGAAAAGTGGCAAACTGCTGGCACTATGTGCATGAGTGGGACACAGTCTCAGTGTCTCATTCCCCATTGTGGGCCACAAGTACCCTGTACGCATGACCTTGTATGCGAGGGACCTGGCTCCCGCATGGTTTCCACATACTCCCCCGTGTAACATTTGTAGGACGTGTTGTCCGTCCTATGGTATAAAGCACTTGAGTAAGGGAAAATTATCCTCGGCGGTACAGTTTGCCTTGCTATAGCATGTATAGGCATGCTCGCCTCCTTAGGCACCTGGCCTCGATTTTGTCTTCAGGCTCTCCTGCATCTGCTAATTTTCCTATGATTAAGTCCATCCAACAAGGTGGTCATGGTGGCTCGACCATAAATCTTTCAGAAAATGACCTTAGGATGCTTGGTTTTTatattatttctatttttgttttgctggtGTCGGTGATTGGAGGGGTGGAGGCCAACCACGAGGAGGAACCTTTGCGTATGGCGCCGCACTCGTACTGCTACCCTCGGCAGCCATGTTCTCTATAAGACAAAGAAATACGTCAATTATCAGAACAACACTAGGAGCTAAAGAAACAATTAGTCTTCACCAGGAACCCTCGTCAACTACCATCAAGCATACACCGGTAATCGACACAACCTATAGACCCCCCTCGTGCCAGCAGGAAACTTGCACGTCACCCTAAGGATGCTCTTCCTCTCAAGTTCACTAAGGGCATAAGGCTGCTCCCTTATATATCAAACATAGAGTTATTACGCTCGACAGTAAAATTCTCCAAAGCAAAAACTCCAATCATAATAGTCACTAATGGGTTGAAACCGAGAGGGCGCCACAAATCCCTGGTTAGGTTGCTGCCAATATCCGCCTGCAAAACAAGGCTTCTTCACCCACAAAGGGCTGATATTGGTGACGAGATCCTCAATAATGGACCCATACTTTTGAGGCCTCAAAGAAACACACCCACCATACTTCTTTAAGTAGGAAAGCTTATACATGAGGTATTACTCCGGTCAAGATCCTAAAGGCATTAGGAGTCAATTGCCCAATAACCATGTTCAGGCAATAGATCAGAAGGTATTGCACCCGTCACGAAAGAGGAAAACATAAACCACAACTAAGCTGATACGGATAGGGAGGATGACTAGCCCggttaatgattttttttttttggtgaacatTTATCAAAAGGGTCTAGACAGCTAGAGCTAGTTTCAGAGACCCCTCCCCCCACCCCCTCGTTTCTGATTCACTGTGCAactgtgcttttttttttttctttctcatccTTTTGTGggcaattttttttctaatcatTCAGTTCACTTAATACCTTTTGCTGATCTCGCGCGTTGAAAGGTAAGAAGAGAAGGTCAGAAGAAACCCCTTTTTGCTTCTTTTGATATTATTTGAACGCGTTAGAATTGAATTTCGTTTTGGCTTCAGGAGGCATGGCCTCGTCTGTTCGTTCTATGTTCGGAAAAGTGGGGCCTAAATGCATTCACAAGAATAATAGTACGATTGGTAGGATGGTTATGGGCATGGCTGGGGGGAAGGTAGCTGCCAGGGACACCAACAAAAACCAGGACTGGTTTCTAAAGTTTCGTAGTGGTTATTTCTTTCGTCATCCCTTTGAGTATAGAGGCCGTGACAGCAATGAAGATTTCGACCTTAACAAAGAGGTATGCATGCCTAGTTTAAATGATATATGGGCCAGTGGATGGAATGATTCCAAAACTCCAGATTTGTGGAAGTCTGATTTGTTTAGAAGGAGTAAAAAAGTTCACTGCATTGAAACCACTAGATGCAACACAGGTGATATGAATTTGAACTGAGTATGTGCAAAAGGGGTTGATTGAAATGATTGtattttcttattcttcttccaaattAAATATCGATATCTAGAGATTGCAATAGCTTAAGCAATTAACCTCCTGTGTTATTTATCCTCATATATGTCCATAAAGTTTCATTTTTGAAAAGAGGATAAACGAAAGTACCAAACAATTGAAAGAGGATAAGTTCAATAGCCTTTTCTTGCTTTCTTGGAACAGAGACTTGATAAGTATTTGGATTTGGGAGGACTCGAGCCTGCCCGATTTGCCATGGAAGAGTTCAACAAGCGAAAGGTATGGATTACCAACATCAGCTGCCCCCTTAAACTTGTGCATTCCCCATCCATTTCTTTATTGATACCGTTCTATTGCAGTCAACATGTTCAATATGCTCCTATAACGTTTTATTGTTCCCTCAAAAGAGTTTCTTATTAAGTAATGGTTTTGCAAATGCCTTTTTAGCTATTTCAAGTCTGACGTTTTGGCATCTGGTTGTAGAATGCCCAACAGCAGTTTCTTCGAACTGTGAAGGTACAAAGACAGCCATTGCATTCAAGTTACCTTTATCTTTTAACATTGGAGGCAGTTGAGGCTGGTATTGTTATAGTGTACCAGGCAAACGTTTCGGTAAATTTCAGTGACGGCATGTTTTTGGAGTGGTTTTGCCTTGCTGTCGATGATGGGTGTCCTTTAACACTATATGACCACCTGGGTAACTATGTCTGGCATTTCACTTCAATCAATTAATGTCATTAAGATTATAATTCAGTAATTGTTTGTGTATGCGGGGGTGAGGGCAGAGGCAGTGAACATGTTGGTATGTTATGTACAACTATGTATCTAAGTGTAATTCACAAAGCAATAATGTAAGAATAATATTGATTGATGCTGATTAGCTTGCTTACTTGAAACAGAGAACTTTTTTGTTTACAAGGGCGATAAAATCAGGGCAGAAGATCTCTGTTCTATATGTAACAAGCAGGTTTTTGCAACTAACTACTTATTACATTTATATGGACCAtcatctgcttcttcttcttgattcaTAAAACCAATTCTCACTCTCTTTTGAACAGGGAGTTGATTCCTGTAGTTCTCGTACAATGGTACCCTGTCTCGTCAAACCAATTTATGGATCTGAAGGTGCTCGAATGATGCATAAACGTGGCTATTCGGCCGTGAAACAGTTCAACATGTATAAGGTTTGAGTTGATAACAAGTTGAATTTATAAAAGCTGCATTATTTCTACTTCCTACTTTAGCTCTTTATGTTCAAAACTATATGAGTATTGTAAAATCAAATGGATTTGGGTTTTCTTTGCTTTCGTATATATGTTAAGACGTGTCAATGGATCAAATTTTGGTCCGAATTTGACATAAGTAATAGGATGTTGATATAGCAGGTCAATCCAATTATGCCATTTTCAGTTAGCTTAATGGAAGAACTATGGATCTGATGAGATCTCATCCAATATACAAGTTATAAATAATGAAGACAGAGACTTATTTGATTGTTTTTATTCATTGATCTTCTAGATAGGTTCAATACTCAAAATAAAATGTTGAAAAATACAAGAGAATTTACTCAGTCGAACTGAATACTAATCAGACCTAGTCTTGTCTGAACTACAAATAAACTCAATAGTAATCCAACCTGATTCCAATATGATTCCTAATGGATTTGGATTTACAAGTCAAATATGATAATTGGATACAATCCCAATAATCCAATATTAAATGGATTTAACTTTTGATATAGATCAATCAGGGTTTGATGTATTGACTGGTAGGCATGCATCCCTTCCTTTAACTTTTGACTTTCTAGATTGATCGTGTCCTGCTGCAGAATAAGAGTTCCTTGCAAATGGTTTTGCATGcatattgtttgattttgtatttaTGAAGTCTGGTTTTCCTTTCAGAATGCCCAACTGGAGTTTGTGAGGGTGTTGAGGGCAAGCATGCATCATAagtgttttcctttttattaTCTGACATTGGAGGCAGTTGATGCTGGTGTCCTGAAAGTTTATCAAGCAGAAGTTTTTGGGCAAGCACGTGTAATTATTGGGAGAGGATTGCAGATTGTTGGGGTAAAGATCAATATGTTCGGTTGTGTGGATGATAATGGGAGTTTGTTGATACTAATTGATAACAGGAACGGAGAAGGGAGAAAAGGAACTTATTGTGGAGATGACGATGAAGGATGTTTGTTAGAACCGCTTGACGGTAATGATACAGAATGGAGAAAAACTTCTTTTAATGGATTTAATGATAAGGGGCATTGGTTAGAAGAGACTGATGAGAGGAATGAATGGAGTATTGAAACTCATACTAGAGGTAACGTCTTATGGCGTTTTACTTTAATTATTATCATCACAAATTTGATTCAGTAATGTTCACATGGCTTGTAGGGGTTGACTGGATGTCTTGGTTTATTTAGTTCTGTTCATATTTTATCATGTGAAACTAAGTTTCAGATTAATGACTGATAATTGGATGTTTTAATTACCATTGATCTATACTGTTTTAGGTTACTGTCGTTACAAGTTTAGAGCTGAAGATATTATTCCATTCAAAGAAAGTTCGGAGACATGCAATTGCCTTACACCGGGAAAGATATGCGCTTGCTAAGCACCTTGCACACTTAAATTTGGTACTTTTATTACGCTTGTTATTATTCTTGCAA contains these protein-coding regions:
- the LOC112180934 gene encoding uncharacterized protein LOC112180934, whose translation is MASSVRSMFGKVGPKCIHKNNSTIGRMVMGMAGGKVAARDTNKNQDWFLKFRSGYFFRHPFEYRGRDSNEDFDLNKERLDKYLDLGGLEPARFAMEEFNKRKNAQQQFLRTVKVQRQPLHSSYLYLLTLEAVEAGIVIVYQANVSVNFSDGMFLEWFCLAVDDGCPLTLYDHLENFFVYKGDKIRAEDLCSICNKQGVDSCSSRTMVPCLVKPIYGSEGARMMHKRGYSAVKQFNMYKNAQLEFVRVLRASMHHKCFPFYYLTLEAVDAGVLKVYQAEVFGQARVIIGRGLQIVGVKINMFGCVDDNGSLLILIDNRNGEGRKGTYCGDDDEGCLLEPLDGNDTEWRKTSFNGFNDKGHWLEETDERNEWSIETHTRGYCRYKFRAEDIIPFKESSETCNCLTPGKICAC